A single region of the Gephyromycinifex aptenodytis genome encodes:
- the lgt gene encoding prolipoprotein diacylglyceryl transferase — MIAFLPSPEQAVWYLGPFPLRAYAMCILLGILLALVWTDRRLVARGGPKDAIWDIGMWAIPFGIVGGRLYHVISSPQAYFGQGGNPLDAFKIWQGGLGIWGAVALGALGVWIGARQTGVSFREVGTAVAPPLAVAQAVGRWGNWFNNELYGRPTDAPWGLEIHQWDHSLGRAVHDASGQAVVLGTFHPTFLYESLWCLFIAGLLLVLEKVRRPASGQLFAAYIMLYTLGRGVIETVRIDEANHVLGLRLNVWTSMAVFVLGAVIWWVWRERSPAGATPPVASEPGQETT; from the coding sequence TTGATTGCCTTCCTCCCCAGCCCGGAACAGGCCGTCTGGTATCTCGGCCCGTTCCCGCTGCGGGCCTATGCCATGTGCATCCTGCTGGGGATACTCCTGGCGCTGGTGTGGACCGATCGCCGCCTGGTGGCGCGAGGCGGTCCGAAGGATGCCATCTGGGATATCGGGATGTGGGCCATTCCGTTCGGGATCGTGGGGGGTCGGCTGTATCACGTGATCTCATCGCCGCAGGCCTACTTCGGTCAAGGCGGCAACCCCCTCGACGCGTTCAAGATCTGGCAGGGCGGCCTCGGGATCTGGGGAGCGGTAGCGCTGGGGGCGTTGGGCGTGTGGATCGGCGCCCGACAAACCGGGGTGTCTTTTCGTGAGGTCGGCACAGCCGTGGCACCACCATTGGCGGTGGCCCAGGCCGTCGGCCGGTGGGGTAACTGGTTCAACAACGAACTCTACGGTCGTCCCACGGACGCGCCCTGGGGCCTCGAGATCCACCAGTGGGACCACTCGTTGGGTCGTGCGGTGCACGACGCCTCCGGTCAAGCAGTCGTCCTAGGCACCTTCCACCCGACGTTCCTCTATGAATCGCTGTGGTGCCTGTTCATCGCCGGGCTGCTGCTGGTGTTGGAGAAGGTCCGGCGGCCCGCTTCCGGGCAACTGTTCGCGGCCTACATCATGCTGTACACCCTGGGACGCGGCGTCATCGAGACGGTGCGCATCGACGAGGCGAATCATGTTCTGGGGCTTCGCCTCAACGTGTGGACCTCGATGGCGGTGTTCGTGTTGGGAGCCGTTATCTGGTGGGTCTGGCGCGAACGCAGCCCGGCCGGCGCAACGCCGCCTGTGGCCTCCGAACCCGGCCAGGAGACCACGTAA
- a CDS encoding DsbA family protein, translated as MTSGKASRKARQATDSPAAPQERKRKSRLGLILALVVLAAIAAAIYAGSRGDDSQGAGPVPRGAVSDSGGIMLNSTPPTEGVPVLDVYEDFQCHWCKTFHEILGPRVQALAASGEAKVVLHLKTSLDRGKEGGESMRIANAAACASDAGPQSLATAHDLLMAAQPSQENPQQGWPSDLVSSVADQAGISGQARTTFEACTAQLHYRGYLTRVDEQSARDGVKGTPTYRIDGNEFDLSQVLSQDNSQHPEALDAAIAEAAKN; from the coding sequence ATGACGTCCGGCAAAGCCTCGCGCAAGGCGCGCCAAGCGACCGACAGCCCAGCAGCGCCCCAGGAGCGCAAACGCAAGTCTCGCCTGGGACTCATCCTGGCACTGGTGGTCCTGGCTGCGATTGCCGCGGCGATCTATGCCGGTAGCCGCGGCGATGACAGCCAAGGGGCGGGTCCTGTTCCCCGTGGCGCGGTCTCCGACAGTGGCGGCATCATGCTCAACAGCACCCCGCCCACGGAAGGGGTGCCGGTGCTGGATGTGTACGAGGACTTCCAATGCCACTGGTGCAAAACCTTTCACGAGATCCTCGGCCCTCGCGTGCAAGCACTGGCCGCTTCCGGTGAGGCGAAAGTCGTGCTGCATTTGAAGACCTCCCTGGACCGAGGCAAGGAGGGCGGGGAGTCGATGCGCATCGCAAACGCAGCCGCCTGCGCCTCCGATGCCGGCCCGCAGTCCCTGGCCACAGCGCACGACCTGTTGATGGCGGCCCAGCCCTCCCAAGAGAACCCGCAGCAGGGTTGGCCCAGCGATCTGGTGTCCAGCGTCGCGGACCAGGCTGGGATCAGCGGACAGGCGCGCACCACTTTCGAGGCGTGCACGGCGCAGTTGCACTACCGGGGCTACCTGACGCGCGTCGACGAGCAGAGCGCCCGGGATGGTGTGAAAGGGACCCCGACCTACCGGATCGACGGCAACGAGTTCGACCTCTCCCAGGTCTTGAGCCAGGACAACTCGCAGCACCCGGAAGCGTTGGACGCGGCTATCGCCGAAGCGGCGAAGAACTGA
- a CDS encoding MauE/DoxX family redox-associated membrane protein — protein MTPWVGLVARLILGAALLVAGGMKIGSPLVAARAAQAYQILPFDLAGYVGMALPAIEMALGLLLVLGLYTRFAAGAGAVLMLVFVAAIASAWARGLSIDCGCFGGGGAVAPEQTQYGLDIARDFLLALCGGWLLARPHTSLSLDAVLSERVGA, from the coding sequence ATGACTCCGTGGGTCGGGTTGGTGGCGCGGCTGATTCTCGGCGCGGCTCTCCTGGTCGCGGGCGGGATGAAGATCGGTTCGCCGCTGGTGGCAGCCCGAGCGGCGCAGGCCTACCAGATCTTGCCGTTCGACCTGGCCGGCTACGTCGGTATGGCGCTGCCGGCCATCGAGATGGCGTTGGGGCTGTTGCTCGTGCTGGGGCTTTACACCCGGTTCGCCGCCGGCGCCGGAGCTGTGCTCATGTTGGTCTTCGTGGCGGCCATTGCCTCAGCGTGGGCACGCGGGCTCTCCATCGATTGCGGTTGTTTCGGCGGGGGTGGCGCCGTCGCGCCGGAGCAGACGCAGTACGGCCTGGACATCGCCCGGGACTTCCTCTTGGCACTGTGTGGTGGGTGGCTCCTCGCCCGCCCGCACACGTCGCTCAGCCTTGATGCTGTTCTTTCGGAAAGGGTCGGCGCATGA